CTGAACCCTCGGATAAAAAGAcatcaaaagaagaaacaaaacattcTTAAAACAAACATCAAACTATAAATAActtgttcatttatttatacGTCGCAACCACTTAAAATACAAGTTTATTTTCATTGACCAACATTTTCAGCGACAACGAACTCTACATCATCCTTTCCAATATCCGTTTGTGTCTTCCTGAAGGCCCTGCTCTCATTCTCTTCCTCCTCTCAATATAAGTGTAATAAAACGtatatctatatatagatagatagatatagATATCTATATCATCTTTATTTCATGAACCAGTTTATAAAACGATCAAGAGTGAAGCGATGGCCATCACTGATCCAACCAAGCTCATCTTAATGGTGGAGGAGCTTGCAGTATCTGCAGCACCGTCAGCAGCGGGACCATCTGCTGGGGCATCAGCTGTTGCTGGGGCATCAGCATTAGGAGACTCGGCAGGTGAAGGCGCGGCTGCAGTTTCCGAAGGAGCTGGTGCCTCAGCAGTGGCTGCAGAAGGAGATTTTGCATCCTCCGCAGGAGCTGGTGCCTTCGCACCGTCTTTCGTTGCGGGTGCTTTGGCACTGTCTGTCGAGGGAGCAGATGCCTTGCCACTCTGTGTGGAGGGAGCTGGTGCCTTGGCTGTCTCTGTGGGGGGAGAGGCTTTAGCTTGTTGTGGTGACTGTGCAGATTGGGTTTGATTGTCAACACCTGGGGAGATGAGGGGCTTGGTGATTTGAAGAATGGAGATGTTGTAGGGCTGGGTGGTGACGGTCTTGACGAGCTCGGAGTAGTCGGAAGTGCCGGCGGGGCTGAAGGCGATTTCGCCCTCGCCGATGAGTGAAACGTTGACGAAGCCTTGTTGCTTGACGGCAAGGCCTGTGGACTGGTAGAGGGTTGTCAACTGGGAGCTGTTAGCTTGAACTTCCATGAGCTTCTTCTCATCATAGTAGTCAAGGATGATGTGGGTGCCGATGATGGCCTTAATGACTGCTGGGGTTTTCCCGGAAATGGAAGAGATGGCGCCGTTCTCAACAGCAAGAACGGTGATGGTGTTGCGGCTGTTGATTTGGTCTGCAAGCTTGGATTCGGTGATGTACTTGTTGAATGAGGACAGCTCTGGATACTTTTCCAACATCTCTGTGATGTTAAAGCCATTAATAGTAGAAGACAATGCAAGCAGAAGCGCTATGCAGAGAAGAGAAGAGCTTTTGAAACTCATTTTTGGAGCCTTCTTTAAGCTTCTTCTCTTCACTTTGATTATGCTTTCTTTCGTTTGTCTCTATTATGCCTTTTGTCTCCAAAACCAAGCTTGAAGAAAACTGTTCAACTCACGGGTTTCTATATGCTTCCTTCAACTGGAATTTATGCTTTCGATTCCTCTTCAAAACCCTATTTCGTGAACGGCTTAACGTGAACCTCTCTCTTAACTATTTGGAGAAAGATTTTAATGGTTAACCACGTTTTTCTAtgtttaagttatttataattttagggTGATCATGGTTGGTGGTGGTGCAAAAATGACAATAAATGTCGTCTCTCACTGCTAAGTGTTTTTCTATCTTTGAGTTTACTCCTGTTTTTCTCACTAATAGATTCTTTTTTGTggtaaaaatttatattacaagTAGTTCTATATAAAATCAAGCCATACACCGAACATGTTGATATTggtttagtatttttaaaattgtcaaCGAGGATTTTGGAAACTTTAGAAGGTGAATCTAAGATTAATGATTTAATCATTGAGAAGCATGCGGAAACACTATAATAATGTGTTTGAATAAGACATAAAGGGTCATTATTTTTTCACATTCAATTTTTATCCTTTAtgtaaaaatcactttttataattttataacaattgTTTATACCGACATGGTAGCAGAATTGTAATAAGATACCTTCTATATTAGTTTTGGTTATAATGATATAAGAAGTGGACAtggtaatatttttgtaattaaaaaaaaattcttacacTGTTTATATTTATAACCGATAGAGcaaaatgacatttttgtaataaaaaataaaactttttatactGATTCTAATTATAATTGGTATACAAagtagttttctttttcatttgtaaaCACACAAATagagggttttcaaaatgttttctCTCATTTAGGATTTCTTCCTACATGTGACGCA
This window of the Vigna angularis cultivar LongXiaoDou No.4 chromosome 7, ASM1680809v1, whole genome shotgun sequence genome carries:
- the LOC108337682 gene encoding fasciclin-like arabinogalactan protein 3; this encodes MSFKSSSLLCIALLLALSSTINGFNITEMLEKYPELSSFNKYITESKLADQINSRNTITVLAVENGAISSISGKTPAVIKAIIGTHIILDYYDEKKLMEVQANSSQLTTLYQSTGLAVKQQGFVNVSLIGEGEIAFSPAGTSDYSELVKTVTTQPYNISILQITKPLISPGVDNQTQSAQSPQQAKASPPTETAKAPAPSTQSGKASAPSTDSAKAPATKDGAKAPAPAEDAKSPSAATAEAPAPSETAAAPSPAESPNADAPATADAPADGPAADGAADTASSSTIKMSLVGSVMAIASLLIVL